One Vicia villosa cultivar HV-30 ecotype Madison, WI unplaced genomic scaffold, Vvil1.0 scaffold7, whole genome shotgun sequence genomic window carries:
- the LOC131643094 gene encoding protein PHYTOCHROME KINASE SUBSTRATE 1-like codes for MVISATTFTSQNNNNNLRDASFSSYLNSKKETFVDSSHPFTINRKEPLQLGVKKEEDGEIGVFDAEKYFNGVEVDTPTPRVATIDANKFKYMKNQQQTCQQNRKQKVQYGTPSVGSESSLNSQNALLQTAMKSSSSNRKKQVHRKSLLAILGCKCSCYDKNSVDVNDHAGEISFNKGVVHGKTTSEKLFKHNQEASKKTETRAAADLMKNKDIYLQKQENISTYNMQLQQEENPRKTLEVFGSPILYERCKSLSFDMRLKKPSWEEAGSNSKLEEEIEFSTNSGENFDDAGSDASSDLFEIESFTGKTNPSFCRTTSNVASGCASPTCYAPSEASIEWSVITASAVEYSAVSDHEDQETVRTPTTIRTSLNSSNGKTRINKEIPRRRPSKFLGCNSQKSVGVAADAFTATYEKQSTSTNTKIYGKSDMLPHVTKFKVESYAKPPLRRSHSPHGANLLYI; via the coding sequence ATGGTTATCTCAGCAACCACTTTCACCTCtcagaacaacaacaataacctccGTGATGCTTCTTTCTCTTCTTACTTGAACAGCAAGAAAGAGACTTTTGTTGATTCAAGTCACCCCTTTACCATCAACAGAAAGGAACCTCTTCAACTTGGAGTAAAGAAAGAAGAAGACGGAGAAATCGGAGTTTTTGATGCTGAAAAGTATTTCAATGGAGTTGAAGTAGACACTCCAACTCCAAGAGTTGCTACCATAGATGCTAATAAATTCAAGTACATGAAAAACCAACAACAAACATGTCAACAAAACAGAAAACAAAAAGTTCAATATGGAACTCCAAGTGTTGGCTCAGAATCAAGCTTGAATAGCCAAAATGCACTTTTACAAACTGCTATGAAAAGCTCTTCAAGTAATAGGAAAAAACAAGTTCATAGAAAGAGTCTTCTAGCTATTCTTGGTTGCAAATGTTCTTGTTATGATAAGAATTCTGTTGATGTGAATGACCATGCAGGTGAAATCAGTTTCAACAAAGGTGTAGTTCATGGAAAAACAACCTCAGAGAAACTCTTCAAACATAATCAAGAAGCTTCTAAGAAAACCGAGACTCGCGCTGCAGCAGACCTCATGAAGAACAAAGATATATACttacaaaaacaagaaaacattTCTACTTACAACATGCAGCTTCAACAAGAAGAGAATCCAAGGAAAACATTAGAAGTGTTCGGTTCACCGATACTATACGAAAGATGCAAATCTTTAAGCTTTGATATGAGGCTAAAAAAACCATCTTGGGAGGAAGCAGGTTCTAATTCTAAACTTGAAGAAGAAATTGAGTTTTCTACAAATTCTGGTGAAAATTTTGATGATGCTGGAAGTGATGCAAGTTCAGACTTATTCGAGATCGAAAGTTTCACAGGTAAAACCAACCCTTCTTTTTGTAGAACAACTTCCAATGTTGCTTCTGGTTGTGCTAGTCCAACATGCTATGCACCAAGTGAAGCCAGCATTGAATGGAGTGTGATAACAGCAAGTGCAGTTGAGTATTCAGCTGTTTCAGATCATGAAGATCAAGAAACTGTAAGAACTCCTACAACTATAAGAACATCCTTGAATTCATCAAATGGTAAAACAAGAATCAATAAGGAGATACCGAGGCGGCGGCCGAGTAAGTTCTTGGGTTGTAACAGTCAGAAATCTGTTGGTGTTGCTGCTGATGCCTTCACAGCAACATATGAGAAACAAAGTACAAGTACTAATACAAAAATTTATGGTAAGTCAGATATGTTGCCTCATGTGACAAAGTTTAAGGTGGAAAGTTATGCAAAACCTCCTCTTAGGAGATCACATTCACCACATGGTGCAAATCTTTTGTATATTTAG